The following coding sequences lie in one Acidimicrobiia bacterium genomic window:
- the glnA gene encoding type I glutamate--ammonia ligase: protein MAGVLDPKGVVAMVRDGGIEFIDLRFCDLPGQMQHFSVPASELTEESFEEGFGFDGSSIRGFQAIQESDMLLTPDPAMAVVDPFRDRPTLLLYCHIKDPITGQPYGKDPRYIAQKAEAYLKGTGLADTSYWGPEAEFYIFDSVRFDQNQFAGFYEIDSVEGAWNTGTDEPGGNLGYKPGFKEGYFPVPPSDHFQDLRSEMAARLIQAGIPVEVQHHEVGTAGQAEIDIHYGTLLQTADRVTLFKYIVKNTAWEYGKTVTFMPKPLFQDNGSGMHTHQSLWLDGKPLFYDETGYAGLSDMARYYIGGLLHHAPALMAFAAPTTNSYRRLVPGYEAPVNLVYSQRNRSAAIRIPTYSKKPGLKRLEFRCPDPSANPYLAFAAMLMAGLDGIARKIDPGGPVDKDLYDLPPEEAANVPSVPNSLEGSLQALEADYEFLLAGDVFTEDVIRAWTTYKRLHEIDPVRLRPHPWEFRLTYDC from the coding sequence ATGGCAGGGGTGCTCGACCCGAAGGGCGTCGTGGCGATGGTGCGAGACGGCGGGATCGAGTTCATCGACCTGCGTTTCTGCGACCTCCCCGGGCAGATGCAGCACTTCAGCGTGCCCGCCTCCGAACTGACCGAGGAGTCGTTCGAGGAGGGGTTCGGCTTCGACGGGTCGTCCATCCGGGGCTTCCAGGCGATCCAGGAGTCGGACATGCTCCTCACCCCCGACCCGGCGATGGCTGTCGTCGACCCGTTCCGGGACCGTCCGACCCTGCTGCTCTACTGCCACATCAAGGACCCGATCACCGGTCAGCCGTACGGCAAGGATCCCCGGTACATCGCCCAGAAGGCCGAGGCCTACCTGAAGGGAACCGGCCTCGCCGATACCTCCTACTGGGGCCCCGAGGCCGAGTTCTACATCTTCGACTCGGTGCGATTCGATCAGAACCAGTTCGCAGGTTTCTACGAGATCGACTCGGTGGAGGGTGCGTGGAACACCGGCACCGACGAGCCCGGCGGAAACCTCGGCTACAAGCCGGGATTCAAAGAGGGCTACTTCCCGGTTCCGCCGTCGGACCACTTCCAGGACCTGCGGTCGGAGATGGCGGCTCGGCTCATACAGGCCGGAATCCCTGTCGAGGTGCAGCACCACGAGGTGGGTACGGCCGGCCAGGCCGAGATCGACATCCACTACGGGACGCTGCTGCAGACGGCCGATCGGGTGACGCTGTTCAAGTACATCGTGAAGAACACCGCATGGGAGTACGGCAAGACCGTGACCTTCATGCCCAAGCCGCTGTTCCAGGACAACGGCTCGGGCATGCACACCCACCAGAGCCTGTGGCTGGACGGCAAGCCGCTGTTTTACGACGAGACCGGGTATGCCGGGTTGTCGGACATGGCCCGGTACTACATCGGCGGCCTGCTCCACCACGCCCCAGCCCTGATGGCGTTCGCCGCGCCGACCACCAACTCGTATCGTCGGTTGGTGCCCGGGTACGAGGCCCCGGTTAATCTGGTCTACAGCCAGCGGAACCGCTCGGCGGCGATCCGGATTCCTACCTACAGCAAGAAGCCAGGCCTCAAGCGACTCGAGTTCCGGTGTCCGGATCCGTCCGCCAACCCGTACCTGGCCTTCGCAGCGATGCTGATGGCCGGACTCGACGGCATCGCCCGCAAGATCGATCCGGGGGGCCCGGTCGACAAGGACCTGTACGACCTCCCACCGGAGGAAGCGGCCAATGTCCCGTCCGTCCCCAACTCGCTCGAAGGCTCGCTGCAGGCCCTCGAAGCCGAC
- a CDS encoding glutamine synthetase family protein: protein MAKQHEYVLRTVEERGIRLVRLWFTDVLGYLKSFAITPAELETAFSEGMQFDGSAIDGFSRVQEADMLAHPDPTTFQILPWRDDQAGVGRMFCGLTTPDGEPFEGDPRSVLQRNLARAADLGYTFMVGPEVEYFYFADAGPEPQLLDRGGYFDLTPLDVAQEYRRRTIMALESLGIPVEASHHEVAPSQHEIDLRYTDALTMADALMTTRLAVKEVAMEQGIYATFMPKPVEGIDGSGLHLHLSLFEGDRNAFHEAGAEYGLSPVARGFVAGLLHHGREITAITNQWVNSYKRLVSGFDAPVWITWARNNQSALIRVPTPKKGKPASTRIEYRSPDPACNPYLALSVILAAGLAGIEGGYELPPEIATDVNGLSPEELMAHGIDRIPGNLAAALDAMEESELVATALGEHLFEWFLRNKRAEWDRYQRHVSRYELEEYLPIL, encoded by the coding sequence ATGGCCAAACAGCACGAGTACGTCCTGCGCACCGTTGAAGAACGCGGCATCCGGCTCGTCCGGCTGTGGTTCACCGACGTTCTCGGCTACCTCAAGTCGTTCGCCATCACGCCCGCCGAACTCGAGACGGCCTTCTCCGAGGGCATGCAGTTCGACGGTTCGGCGATCGATGGGTTCTCCCGGGTCCAGGAGGCGGACATGCTCGCCCACCCGGACCCGACCACCTTTCAGATCCTCCCCTGGCGCGACGACCAGGCCGGTGTCGGTCGGATGTTCTGCGGTCTCACCACTCCGGATGGGGAGCCCTTCGAGGGCGATCCGCGCTCCGTCCTGCAACGGAACCTGGCGCGGGCCGCCGACCTCGGATACACGTTCATGGTCGGGCCCGAGGTCGAATACTTCTACTTCGCCGATGCCGGGCCCGAGCCGCAGCTCCTCGACCGCGGTGGGTACTTCGACCTGACCCCGCTCGACGTCGCCCAGGAGTACCGCCGCCGCACCATCATGGCCCTGGAGAGCCTCGGCATCCCCGTCGAGGCGTCCCACCACGAGGTGGCGCCGAGCCAGCACGAGATCGATCTGCGCTACACCGATGCCCTGACGATGGCCGACGCCCTGATGACCACGCGGCTCGCCGTCAAGGAGGTGGCCATGGAGCAGGGCATCTACGCCACCTTCATGCCCAAGCCGGTGGAAGGCATCGACGGCAGCGGGCTGCACCTGCACCTGTCGCTGTTCGAGGGTGACCGCAACGCGTTCCACGAGGCGGGCGCCGAGTACGGGCTGTCCCCGGTGGCCCGGGGCTTCGTCGCCGGCCTGCTGCACCACGGCCGGGAGATCACCGCGATCACCAACCAGTGGGTCAACTCGTACAAGCGCCTGGTCAGCGGGTTCGACGCTCCAGTGTGGATCACCTGGGCGCGCAACAACCAGTCGGCACTGATCAGGGTTCCGACGCCAAAGAAGGGGAAGCCGGCGAGCACACGCATCGAATACCGCTCCCCGGATCCGGCCTGCAACCCCTACCTCGCCCTGTCGGTGATCCTCGCCGCCGGCCTGGCCGGGATCGAGGGCGGGTACGAGCTGCCGCCCGAAATCGCCACCGACGTAAACGGGCTCTCACCCGAGGAACTGATGGCGCACGGGATCGACCGCATCCCCGGCAACCTGGCGGCGGCCCTCGACGCCATGGAGGAGTCCGAGTTGGTGGCGACCGCCCTCGGCGAGCATCTGTTCGAGTGGTTCCTGCGCAACAAGCGCGCCGAGTGGGACCGCTATCAGCGCCATGTGAGCCGCTACGAGCTCGAGGAGTACCTGCCGATCCTGTGA